One genomic window of Streptomyces spiramyceticus includes the following:
- a CDS encoding glycoside hydrolase family 18 protein: MDRTTRSRRWFARALAVVAASALGVAGLTGSAQAADVNVAKNGGFESGLANWTCTAGSGATVSSPVHGGAAALRATPAGQDNAKCSQAVAVKPNSTYVLSAWVQGSYVYLGAGGTGTTDVSTWTPGASGWQQLTTSFTTGANTTSVTVYMHGWYGQPAYHADDLTVVGPDGGGGTDPEPGIPAVPSGLATGATTASSVALSWNGVSGATGYNVYRNGTKTQAVSGTSATVTGLSASTSYQFQVSATNAAGESAKSAAVTGTTTGGGGDPGNPNVPKHALTGYWQNFNNGATVQRLSDVQAQYDIIAVSFADATATPGAVTFNLDSSGLGGYTVAQFKADVAAKKAAGKSVIISIGGEKGTITVNSAASATNFANSVHALMQEYGFNGVDIDLENGLNSAYMTQALRSLSQKAGSGLVITMAPQTIDMQSTSNEYFKTALNIKDILTVVNMQYYNSGSMLGCDGKVYSQGSVDFLTALACIQLEGGLAPSQVGLGVPASTSGAGSGYVSPTIVNNALDCLTRGTNCGSFKPSKTYPSLRGAMTWSTNWDAKAGNAWSNAVGPHVHNLP; this comes from the coding sequence GTGGACCGCACCACACGCTCACGAAGATGGTTCGCCAGAGCACTGGCGGTGGTCGCCGCATCCGCGCTCGGCGTTGCCGGACTGACCGGAAGCGCTCAGGCAGCCGACGTCAACGTCGCCAAGAACGGCGGCTTCGAGTCCGGACTCGCCAACTGGACCTGCACGGCCGGCAGCGGGGCCACAGTCTCCAGCCCAGTGCACGGCGGCGCGGCCGCCCTCAGGGCGACCCCAGCCGGGCAGGACAACGCCAAGTGTTCGCAGGCTGTCGCGGTCAAGCCCAACTCGACGTACGTGCTGAGCGCGTGGGTGCAGGGCTCGTACGTGTACCTCGGCGCCGGCGGCACCGGCACGACCGACGTGTCCACCTGGACACCCGGCGCCTCCGGCTGGCAGCAGCTCACCACCAGTTTCACGACCGGGGCGAACACGACCTCCGTCACCGTCTACATGCACGGCTGGTACGGCCAGCCCGCCTACCACGCCGACGACCTGACCGTGGTCGGGCCCGACGGCGGCGGGGGCACCGATCCCGAGCCCGGCATACCGGCCGTGCCCAGCGGGCTCGCGACCGGAGCGACCACGGCATCGTCCGTCGCCCTGTCGTGGAACGGCGTGTCCGGCGCAACCGGCTACAACGTCTACCGGAACGGCACCAAGACCCAGGCGGTTTCCGGGACGTCGGCCACCGTGACCGGGCTCAGCGCCTCGACGTCGTACCAGTTTCAGGTGTCCGCGACCAATGCGGCGGGCGAGTCGGCGAAGTCTGCGGCCGTCACCGGGACGACCACGGGCGGGGGCGGCGACCCGGGCAACCCCAACGTGCCGAAGCACGCGCTGACCGGCTACTGGCAGAACTTCAACAACGGCGCGACCGTCCAGAGGCTGAGCGACGTACAGGCGCAGTACGACATCATCGCGGTCTCCTTCGCCGACGCGACCGCCACACCGGGCGCGGTCACCTTCAACCTCGACTCGTCCGGACTCGGCGGCTACACCGTCGCCCAGTTCAAGGCCGATGTCGCGGCCAAGAAGGCCGCCGGCAAGTCCGTCATCATCTCGATCGGCGGTGAAAAGGGCACCATCACCGTCAACAGCGCGGCCTCCGCGACGAACTTCGCGAACTCGGTGCACGCGCTGATGCAGGAGTACGGCTTCAACGGCGTCGACATCGACCTGGAGAACGGCCTCAACTCCGCTTACATGACGCAGGCGTTGCGTTCGTTGTCACAGAAGGCGGGGTCCGGCCTGGTCATCACCATGGCGCCGCAGACCATCGACATGCAGTCGACGTCGAACGAGTACTTCAAGACGGCGCTCAACATCAAGGACATCCTGACCGTCGTCAACATGCAGTACTACAACAGTGGTTCGATGCTGGGCTGCGACGGCAAGGTCTACTCCCAGGGCTCGGTGGACTTTCTCACCGCGCTCGCCTGCATCCAGCTGGAAGGCGGCCTGGCACCGTCCCAGGTAGGGCTCGGCGTACCGGCCTCGACGAGCGGTGCGGGCAGCGGCTATGTCTCGCCCACGATCGTCAACAACGCCCTGGACTGCCTGACGCGCGGCACCAACTGCGGATCCTTCAAGCCCTCCAAGACCTACCCGAGCCTGCGCGGTGCGATGACCTGGTCCACGAACTGGGACGCGAAGGCCGGCAACGCCTGGTCCAACGCGGTCGGCCCCCACGTCCACAACCTCCCGTAG
- a CDS encoding aldo/keto reductase, translating to MYTAHPSRYDTMPYRRIGRSGLKLPALSLGLWHNFGSDRSLDAQREIMRCAFDLGVTHFDLANNYGPPPGEAETVFGRLFAEDFAPYRDEVVISTKAGHLMWPGPYGEWGSRKSLLASLDQSLRRMRLDHVDIFYSHRFDPDTPLEETMGALHTAVQQGKALYAGISNYPVEETHKAATILRELGTPLLIHQPRYSMLDRAPEDGLLNTLREVGAGAIAYSPLAQGLLTDRYLNGVPEGSRAAGTSPFLTAEAVTEPLVSRLRSLDELAAERGQSLAQMALAWVLRDGTVSSAVVGASSARQLRNSVETIARLEFGEAELQRIDAILSSPPVAAV from the coding sequence GTGTACACCGCCCACCCCAGCCGGTACGACACCATGCCGTACCGCCGTATCGGCCGCAGTGGACTCAAACTCCCAGCACTCTCGCTCGGCCTCTGGCACAACTTCGGAAGCGACCGCAGCCTCGACGCACAGCGCGAGATCATGAGGTGCGCCTTCGACCTGGGGGTCACCCACTTCGACCTCGCCAACAACTACGGTCCCCCACCGGGAGAGGCCGAGACCGTTTTCGGGCGCCTCTTCGCCGAGGACTTCGCGCCGTACAGGGACGAGGTCGTCATCTCCACGAAGGCCGGACATCTGATGTGGCCGGGCCCCTACGGGGAGTGGGGCTCGCGGAAGTCTCTGCTCGCGTCACTCGACCAGAGCCTGCGCCGGATGAGGCTCGACCATGTCGACATCTTCTACTCGCACCGCTTCGACCCCGACACGCCCCTGGAAGAGACGATGGGTGCGCTGCACACCGCCGTCCAGCAGGGGAAAGCGCTCTACGCGGGTATCTCCAACTACCCCGTCGAGGAGACACACAAGGCCGCGACGATCCTGCGCGAGCTCGGCACTCCCCTGCTGATCCATCAGCCCCGCTACTCGATGCTGGACCGCGCACCCGAGGACGGCCTGCTCAACACCCTGCGCGAGGTGGGAGCCGGAGCCATCGCCTACTCGCCACTGGCCCAGGGACTCCTCACGGACCGCTACCTGAACGGCGTCCCCGAAGGCTCCCGCGCTGCCGGCACGAGTCCCTTCCTGACCGCGGAAGCGGTGACGGAGCCGCTGGTGTCGCGCCTGCGGTCGCTCGATGAACTGGCAGCTGAGCGGGGCCAGTCACTGGCCCAGATGGCACTCGCCTGGGTGCTGCGCGACGGCACGGTGTCCTCCGCAGTCGTCGGTGCGAGCAGCGCCCGGCAGTTGCGCAACAGCGTCGAGACCATCGCACGGCTGGAGTTCGGCGAGGCCGAACTCCAGCGTATTGATGCGATTCTCTCCTCGCCGCCAGTCGCGGCCGTCTGA
- a CDS encoding LysR family transcriptional regulator — protein sequence MELRHLEYFVTVAEECHFTRAAQRLMVSQSGLSASVRELERELGTALFARTTRSVGLTEAGRALLAEARRTLAAARAAKDAVAAVQGLLRGTLTVGTEQCIAGVHVPGLLARFHQRHPQVEIRLRQAGSAQLIEEVGGGRLDLAFAIDCGDTPRTVRMLPLTDEPMMLLCHSDHALGGAAEVSWHELRDEPFIDFHSDWGPRRVGDAAFAAAGIGRQVSLEVNDVHSLLELVHESLGVALVPQHFARKPEAKGLRAVPLAGAGQLTYNSVTALPQEESTSPAARGLLRLLDEARAVVS from the coding sequence ATGGAGCTGCGACACCTTGAGTACTTCGTCACCGTGGCCGAGGAATGCCACTTCACCAGGGCCGCACAGAGGCTCATGGTGTCTCAGTCAGGGCTCTCGGCCTCCGTTCGGGAACTGGAGCGTGAACTCGGCACCGCGCTGTTCGCCCGTACGACCCGCTCGGTCGGACTGACCGAAGCGGGGCGCGCGTTGCTGGCCGAGGCGCGGCGCACCCTCGCCGCCGCCCGCGCCGCCAAGGACGCCGTGGCCGCGGTCCAGGGACTCCTGCGCGGAACGCTCACCGTGGGCACCGAGCAGTGCATCGCGGGTGTGCATGTCCCCGGGCTGCTGGCGCGCTTCCACCAGCGGCATCCGCAGGTGGAGATCCGGCTGCGTCAGGCCGGCTCCGCGCAGCTCATCGAGGAGGTCGGCGGCGGCCGGCTCGACCTGGCTTTCGCCATCGACTGCGGGGACACACCCCGGACCGTACGGATGCTGCCGCTCACGGACGAGCCCATGATGCTGCTCTGCCACAGCGATCATGCGCTCGGTGGAGCGGCGGAAGTGTCCTGGCACGAGCTGCGTGACGAGCCGTTCATCGACTTCCACTCAGACTGGGGGCCGCGCAGGGTCGGCGACGCGGCGTTCGCCGCCGCCGGAATCGGCCGCCAGGTGTCCCTGGAAGTCAACGACGTCCACAGCCTGCTGGAGCTCGTCCATGAGTCGCTGGGTGTCGCGCTCGTTCCCCAGCACTTCGCGAGGAAACCGGAGGCGAAGGGGCTGCGCGCCGTACCGCTGGCCGGTGCGGGGCAGCTGACGTACAACAGCGTGACGGCCCTGCCGCAGGAGGAGTCCACAAGCCCGGCGGCCCGTGGGCTTCTCCGGCTGCTGGACGAAGCCAGGGCTGTCGTTTCGTAA
- a CDS encoding NAD(P)-dependent alcohol dehydrogenase has protein sequence MKAITHGAYGPSSVLRLEEIAQPVPGSGEVLIRVHAAAVDPGVWHLMAGMPYLIRAMGFGLRAPKDRVRGQDLAGRVEAVGPDVTRFRPGDEVYGTCDGAFAEYACAKEGNIARKPVNLTFEQAAAVPVSACTALQAVRNAGRLKAGQTVLVIGAGGGTGHFAVQLAKAFGAHVTGVCSAAKADLVRSVGADEVIDYTREDPTDGARRYDLVLDTAGNRPLSGLRRALNPRGTLVIIGGEGGGNWIGGNDRQLRALLMSPFIGQRLRGLAAMDLPHTDLEHLTELIEAGSVTPVIDRTYPLADVPEAVDYLMEGHVRGKIVVSV, from the coding sequence ATGAAGGCCATCACTCATGGCGCCTACGGACCGTCGTCGGTGCTGCGCCTGGAAGAGATCGCTCAGCCGGTGCCCGGCAGCGGCGAGGTGCTCATACGGGTCCACGCGGCCGCCGTAGACCCCGGCGTCTGGCACCTCATGGCGGGCATGCCGTACCTGATCCGCGCCATGGGCTTCGGCCTGCGGGCGCCCAAGGACCGCGTCCGCGGCCAGGACCTCGCGGGACGCGTGGAGGCCGTCGGCCCGGACGTCACCCGCTTCCGGCCGGGCGACGAGGTGTACGGCACCTGCGACGGGGCGTTCGCCGAGTACGCCTGCGCCAAGGAGGGAAACATCGCGCGGAAGCCGGTGAACCTCACCTTCGAACAGGCGGCCGCCGTTCCGGTTTCCGCCTGCACCGCTCTTCAGGCCGTGCGCAACGCCGGACGGCTGAAGGCCGGTCAGACCGTCCTCGTGATTGGCGCGGGCGGCGGGACAGGCCACTTCGCGGTACAACTGGCCAAGGCCTTCGGAGCCCACGTCACCGGCGTCTGCAGCGCCGCCAAGGCGGACCTGGTCCGCTCCGTCGGCGCCGACGAGGTCATCGACTACACACGCGAAGACCCCACCGACGGCGCCCGCCGCTACGACCTCGTCCTCGACACCGCCGGCAACCGCCCCCTCTCCGGACTCCGCCGCGCCCTCAACCCCCGCGGCACCCTCGTCATCATCGGCGGCGAGGGCGGCGGCAACTGGATCGGCGGCAACGACCGGCAGCTGCGGGCGCTGCTGATGTCGCCGTTCATCGGCCAGCGGCTCCGCGGACTGGCCGCCATGGATCTGCCCCACACCGACCTTGAGCACCTCACAGAGCTCATCGAGGCCGGCTCGGTGACACCGGTCATCGACCGGACCTACCCGCTGGCGGATGTCCCCGAGGCCGTCGATTACCTGATGGAGGGTCACGTACGCGGCAAGATCGTCGTCAGCGTGTAG
- a CDS encoding helix-turn-helix transcriptional regulator, translated as MVKPTRVTNAIRALRFTHGEMTQAELAGRIGVSRQTVIAIEQGRYSPSLEMAFQIARVFGVPLDAVFQYPHNNAGETQ; from the coding sequence GTGGTGAAGCCGACCAGGGTCACCAATGCGATCCGAGCCCTGCGCTTCACCCACGGCGAGATGACGCAGGCCGAGCTCGCCGGCCGCATCGGCGTCTCCCGCCAGACCGTCATCGCCATCGAACAGGGCCGCTACTCACCCTCTCTGGAGATGGCCTTCCAGATCGCCCGTGTATTCGGTGTACCGCTCGACGCAGTGTTCCAGTACCCCCACAACAACGCGGGAGAGACCCAATGA